In Mytilus edulis chromosome 3, xbMytEdul2.2, whole genome shotgun sequence, the genomic window GGTTTATATTTGACAGCCGACGGTTCTGATATTATATCAATTTTACCAAGAACTTTAGGGAGAGACATTATGTCATCCCCATCATCGAAACTAAGGTACATGTTATTGCATTCCTCAATATTTTCTCTTATCATACTTTCCTCCTTTGCAAGTTCTAATTTCAGTCTTTGCAATAAAAGAAAAGTATGCGTTTCCGACCCTTTTTGGTTAAACAAGTCgattatctttttcttttcttctagTTTATTTATCTGCTGTTCTGTTTCTTTAACTTGCTTTTCCAGTTCCAAAATTTTCGTTATCTTCACATTTTGCAGTTCAGAAGTTAGAGAGTCAGCCATTTCTTTAATTCTGATAATCATGTTAATCTTCGCCGCCtcaatttttttcttcacttcCATTTCGGAATGCTGAAAGTTTTCAATATTACTGCGTTTGTCATTTCGTATTTCAGTTAACAATTGAATCAAACTGTTTAAGTGTAAAGTTGTATTTTCTACTTTTGAAGACGCCTTGATGTTCTTTGCCACTGTTTCAATTGATTCCACACTCTTACAATCAAAGTGAGTCTCTTCAATACAACATTGACAACACATTGTACTATGATTGTTACAAAACCTATCTATAAGGGAATGTTGATGAATGTGACAATTTCGTAAATCTGAAATGTCGTCGTATGAAATTGAGTCCGAACTACTTTTTTGATTTTCCACCAAATGATGTTCACTAGTCATTTTCAGAAGATTATGTACTTTCTTACAAGCAAGACAGAGAGGTTCTGCACATTCGATACACCAATCACTTGACAGTTTCTTCTTACTGTCTCGAAGGCATGGGCCACAGTCAGCTAATTTAGAGAAATCCATTTCTCTGATTACTTCAGACAGCACAATTCTGGAAAACAGATAACACATTATGGACGGTGCTTAGCATAACAAAGTACGCATGGGTCAACggttcattttttaacattttattcaagACTCAATGTTATCATAGTTTTTATTGAATtgaaaaaagggacgaaagaataccagagggacagtcaaacacccAAATAGAAAATAAGCTGACTTCACATATATctgaatttcaaaaaaatgttgcATCTTTCGGtgaaaattaaactgacaacgcctggctaaaaatgaaagaagacaaacagacaaacaatagaagacatgacacaacatagaaaactaaacaataagcgaacacgaaccccaccaaaaactaggggtgatctcaggtgctctggaagggtaagcagatcctgctcgacatgtggcatccgtcgtgttgcttatgttataacaaatacggtaaatagtctaattcggtaggtcataattatgaaagggaaggggattgtaatcTTTGCGGTTCGTTGAACATTTCCTCATTACAATACTGTATCACATCACTACATTATGTGTATACGAAAATATATCCATGCTTAACTTGATCTAGTTGGTTTGCATGTAATAGCTATGGAGCAGTCCATTACAAAGAAAGCGCATTAAAAAAGTCTTTTCTGAATCGAGTAATCTTTCTTTGTTCATAGTTTTTATTGGTAATGGCACAAACAAAGATCGGTTTAATTCAATTCACAATCTACAAAATAAATTGCATGGaagaaataaacagaaaaaaactgaTACACGTATCTGAATATATTTGGAAATTGCAGTCAAAGCTGTAATTCTTCATAGATCTTCATAATTACCTGCAAACTGTCGAGAATCCTGTCCAATAACTTCCTCTATCCAAAGTCTGTAATCTTTACCAACAATGAACAGGTACACGGTGAATCATAAAACATAGATATCATTTAAATAGACTGTTTTCTACTTCCTATTTATTATCCTTAACAAAAATCAACATTATGGGAATGTGTTGTAATCTCGACATTCAATTatcaaatactttaaaattttactacaCAACACGCAAATTTGCAAACAAATGtccgttaatttttttaatatcaaatatataaatgaaaatatcattttatagataaacaaataacaagtaatttaaatttcatttggaatataTTACGAGTATACATACCCGTAaacactgttaaagtcaacgttatgttcgaattgtgactgttaaagtcaagttCGTGATTCCAAATAACCCCCCTtcggaaattcctggctacgggtctgagtaaataacacaaaaaatgttATTCGAGAGACGTGTACACCGTTGAAAATGAAGGTAAACTGTTGTTGACTAACAAATATAGTTTGAACACTTGGAAAGTATTGATTAGgttggtttttttataacttatttaCTTCTTTTGAAAGTAAGTTGAATATTAGAACGATTAGGAACTATTACCGGTACAatcttttttaatcaaattaaatcCGTTTTCTGAGAGACATGATCATTAGGTGGAACTAATGGCTGAGGAGCCGAAGTGACATTAAACTACAGCAAGCACCATCATCAAAAACTTTAGATAGAAGTTTATGGGATAAATTATGCAAAATGCTCTTCCATAGACCACATGAAAAGCACCGATTACTTTAGGATAAATTTTATCGAAATTTCAATATGTTATTTGAAACTACAGAATATACAATTGCAAAGTGAGGGCATATATAAAAGACATTTTCTCCATATggtaaacaacaacaaacaacaaaaatcaagaaCAACCTAAAATCAATTAAAACTGTAACCACGGAGATCATCAATTCATTAAGAATGCTTCCCCAATAGCGTATAAGAACATCGCTTCAGATTCAACACTTTTCAATATTATTGAATTCAACCACAAAAATCGTCTTAACAAAAGGTTGAGGCCTGTCGATTCTGTATCAAAATTTTCTTGTTACGATTAAATATAATTCTTAATAATAGACACAGGATACTGAATCAATTTTGCAGGAGTATAATCAAGAGAACAAAATTGTTATAAAGGTATTCTTCCAGTCCTTCCTGTATGTCGGTTAATGTGATGAACATTTTTAACTCTACTCATCGCTTTCGCACGAAACTTCATTACCCATTTCAAAACTTCATTATCGGTACAACTAATGTTAAAGACCACTATGATTAATACTCATTTAAACCAAGACAAACTTACAGCTATTATTTCGGCTATTGCAATTCACAAACTTTTCAAACCAGTTCGCATTGCAAAAGatgaaaagaaataaagattCATTTTTAAACTTTCTTTTGGCAACATAGATCTTGATGCCATCAACTTGGGCAATATCCTTAATCATACATTAGTTTAATCAAAAATACCTCCCTATTTTAAAGATAAGTTTGTACCTATCATTTCTTATACCTTTACCAAACCTTTTGCAACTAAAAATCTTAATTACACAAACATTTCGGAGGATCTCAATATTGGCGACTAAGCCTTCTTACCATTCCTGTGCTAGTTCCCTTTTCATACATAATCCGACTTTTCATGTTATATCCGGTGACCGAAAAATTGTCAATAACACTTATctgcgaaatgtgttatccaaaggcccgaaatatcgtgagcctaaatctaTCAATTGGAATCACAAAttcaaaatactgatggattcagtGAAAAGTTATGCCAGACAATGGGCTAAATGCAAGAA contains:
- the LOC139517737 gene encoding E3 ubiquitin-protein ligase TRIM71-like, which translates into the protein MDFSKLADCGPCLRDSKKKLSSDWCIECAEPLCLACKKVHNLLKMTSEHHLVENQKSSSDSISYDDISDLRNCHIHQHSLIDRFCNNHSTMCCQCCIEETHFDCKSVESIETVAKNIKASSKVENTTLHLNSLIQLLTEIRNDKRSNIENFQHSEMEVKKKIEAAKINMIIRIKEMADSLTSELQNVKITKILELEKQVKETEQQINKLEEKKKIIDLFNQKGSETHTFLLLQRLKLELAKEESMIRENIEECNNMYLSFDDGDDIMSLPKVLGKIDIISEPSAVKYKPSPTIKRRQDKTESALPVSHLSSFKLSSEFDIDFDKGFVSGICINDDDVILLCLRGTDKLLMYNLEGKPNGEIVVSGNPFDVSCVPETDKAIVALPDSSTLQMVDVDMKDAENIIDMPESCWSVTAVDNKLFIAGGFKSLYVMDIGGEKLEEITKPECGRTYSLTFAADKFFYCSDVDFKNEKVYCITEEGNFVFCYSNANLRTPTELAVDLTGNVYITDLDSNNVHRCSPSGDFLDVPIKGSDVTEPRSICFNRDSTHLALSNNSGKSICVYKSDV